ATCCCAGCCTCAATAGAACTTAACACAGTCTCGTTTTCTTTTGTCCGACTACTTACAGTTAAAAGGTTATTAGGATTGTCTTATTTATGGACGGGTTCAATTAATGGAGTCAAGTTACAAGTGTGGGCTACTTGGTTATTTTATGCGGCTTTGGTTGATTTAGGAGATGCTGTAGCTGATGAACTTTCTTTACCCTTTGACCGAATTTCTTTAGAAATGGTTTATCGGGGTCTTTACCATTTTACTGTTGCTTATGATAACGGTAAAGCTGTTGACCCAGTTGAGTATTTCGCTGACCCCTCTAATCATAATTTGGGGGTTGTCAAAGTTCTACGAAAGCCTGTAGAAAAATTAAATTTATCACCTTTTCCTTTACCTCCTAATATCTTCACAGAAAATAGAAGTAATCTTAGCTTAATTTATTTACTAACTACTGCTTACTTTTTCTGATAGTTATTTTTGCCAACCCTGGATGGTTTTATTAATTTTATTTACTCAATTGGCACAAAAATCATCTGATTTTTCTTTAAATTACTCTCTTTTCCTAAACCTACCTATATTTGACAATTTCTTCAACTAATTATTCTTTATTGTCTCTCTTTCTAGCTCAGTTCGTGTGAACAAATCATAATCATTTAGAGAGGAAAAATGCAATTTCTAATTGCATTTTTCCTCTCCCCGACCAGCGAGCGATTCTGCAAATCATTTTTGATTAATTTTTTGAGCATATTCTCTCATTGACATTCGCTCTATTTTCTTAACCTGTCACGAATGCATCCCAACCGCCTTGTCCAGATATTTCTACACGATCGCCAATTTTTACCGCTTGCGAGTAATGCAAGTTATTCAGCATATATTCCCCATAACCAGGGGTAACAAAAAACTTGGGCTTATTCATAGTGTTCCTTTTTCCTTCGCGTCTACCAGAGAAGACTACTTTTGCACCCACCGCACCAAACGCGATCGCAAACCTGTTTCAATGTCATTCCAGTCAATCGCTGAGAAACATTTAGCACCTGCGATCGCATTTAAGCATTGATGGAAAGCTTGTTCTAACCTTTATTCGCGATCGCAGGCACGATCAATCAGTGCGTTTGAGGGCAAGCTCGAATCAAGTACCTTGCGCGCACTGTCAACCCCTACAACGGGCAGTGTACCAGGATCGAGCATACCGAGTTGAACTAATACACTCGCCTGATCCCAGTAAAGGTGTTCATGGGCTAACTTGCCGTCACGAAACCGAATAATCGCAACTACTGGCACTTCAACCCGTTTCCCGGTGGGAGCAACGCCAGGTAGCATCCAGTCCATCTGGATCGTATGAGTAAACGTAGCCACCATTTCATCGACAAGTTGATCCGTCCCAATCGTGCGCGAAATCGGAACTAGCTCGAAATCTGGCGGGATCTGTGGAATGAAGTACTTGGAATAAAACTCACCCACTGCTGCTTTTCCAACTCCCCCAGTCATCACCGGAATGCCATTCACGTAAGCGTCTTCAACCATCGTAGCGAGCGCATCTTCAGTGCTGTGAGTGCCAAACTCGTGTCCGAGATGCTCTTCCCAGACCGATTGTAAGGCTTCCTGAGCAGGTGTCAAGTTGGGGGTTGCCTGTACATTTGCTTGTTTGTCTACAATTTGCTCTTTGACCATGTTGATTCTCCTAGTTTGTTCTATCTCAACTGTATTGATTCCAATGCTTAACTTCTTTCAGATTCTTATTTCATTCGCGATCGTTGCCGAATTCTTTGTTTACTGACGCGATTGAAGTGAAGCCTGTTTGATATCTATAACGAGATCGGTTACTTGACTTTGAGCCTCTTCACTCAGCGAGTCAAACTCGTCCAAGAAGAATTGCCGTTCTAGCGTCAACTTCCGGGCATTGAGTAGCCCTTCAATTTGCCAATCTCGATCGCGTTTCATCACGACGAATAGCTGCATCGAATCTCGTGACGGTGAAGTTTCGGGTTGTCCGGGCAGCATTACCCTGACAACTCCGTTCATCAGAGCAAGTTGAGGATTCAGGAAGCGGACGAAATTCACCTCACCCTCCAGGCGTGTTCCTTTGACAACTGTGTCGAAAGCTTGCTGATTAAATGCAGCGATCGCTTTTCGACCCTTGAGATGGGTTCCCTCGAACGCGATGAAATCGGCAGTTTCGCTAAACGGAGCAGCAAAGTCTTCACCGCTGCCTCGATTCCAAGCATCAATCATCTGGCGATGGAAAGCACGGATTGCGGACTCGTCAGCAGTAGTAGTGGTTTGTGCTGTTTGTGAATTCATAGTTTTGAGCGATCAAATTAGAGTGATGCGGTTGCCTCAATTTCAGGTGCATAAATCGTTTCGTCTTCTTTGCGCCAAGCTGGATCGACT
The genomic region above belongs to Phormidium ambiguum IAM M-71 and contains:
- a CDS encoding ester cyclase; this encodes MVKEQIVDKQANVQATPNLTPAQEALQSVWEEHLGHEFGTHSTEDALATMVEDAYVNGIPVMTGGVGKAAVGEFYSKYFIPQIPPDFELVPISRTIGTDQLVDEMVATFTHTIQMDWMLPGVAPTGKRVEVPVVAIIRFRDGKLAHEHLYWDQASVLVQLGMLDPGTLPVVGVDSARKVLDSSLPSNALIDRACDRE
- a CDS encoding SgcJ/EcaC family oxidoreductase, whose translation is MNSQTAQTTTTADESAIRAFHRQMIDAWNRGSGEDFAAPFSETADFIAFEGTHLKGRKAIAAFNQQAFDTVVKGTRLEGEVNFVRFLNPQLALMNGVVRVMLPGQPETSPSRDSMQLFVVMKRDRDWQIEGLLNARKLTLERQFFLDEFDSLSEEAQSQVTDLVIDIKQASLQSRQ